A window of Roseburia hominis A2-183 genomic DNA:
AGAATGACATATTAAAACGTGCCACAGAGAATGTGAGCGAGAACGATGGGGATGAACTGGAGCAGCAGATGATGGCGGGAGCACACGAACTCGTCAACGCGATCGATATTGACAGTGCCAGTGAACTGATGCATGAGGTGGAGGATCTGATGATTATGGGTTATCAGGCAAATCTGCCGTTTGAGCGCGATTTTATCGCGGAGGGAGTGGCAATGCTGAACGGTTATGAGCTGGATATGGGTGCATAAAGATACGGCAGGACAGCAAAGAGGGACAGAAGGAAGGTTACAGGAATGGAAAGAGTGAGAATCCCGCAGAGCGGGGAGATCTATCGTCACTTTAAAAACAGACTTTATCAGGTCATCGCAGTGGCAACACATTCGGAGACCGGAGAAAAACTGGTCATTTATCAGGCTCTCTACGGAGATTATCAGGTATATGCGAGACCGCTCACCATGTTTGTGAGCGAGGTCGATCGTGAAAAATATCCGGATGCGGCGCAGACCTACCGTTTTGAACGCGTGGACCGGAGCGAACTTGCGGGCGCTGGCAGCGGACGCATGGAGCGGGCTGAGGCGCGGAAGCAGGCACAGGCGACGGCATCGTTTGCGGACGAGGTGCAGGAGACGGAGGCAGAAGAGCTGACGGATCAGATCCGGGTAAGCCAGATGGAGCAGTCGCTTTCCGATGAGGTGAATCCGAAGCTGATGCAGTTTTTTGACGCTGATACGCTGGAAGAAAAATATAATATTCTGGTGTCGATGCGGGATGAGGTGGACGACCATCTCATCAACAGCATGGCGGTTGTGCTGGATGTTGTGATTCCGGAGGGACCGGTGGCGGACCGCTATGAGCAGTTGAAAGCCTGCATCCGCACAAAGCAGCGCTACGAGACGCAGCGGATGCGCTGACCAGATACGAGAGCAGGAGAGTACATGGAAGAACAGAAGGAAAAATTATCTGCGATTGCGCAGGCCAAACCATATAAAATCATTATCAGCAAACCGGCGGGTGGGGAGATCCCTTACCGCCGGATTGTCATTGAGCGCAAGGAATCCTATTACCAGGCGGCAGCCTATACGGAAAAACAGGTATTTCACGAGAACATACCGCCCGAGAAGCTGGCGGAATATCTGGGGAAAACGGCCGTGGGGCAGTATCTGCAGGTCAATGCCTGGGATGATGCTGCAGAGCATATATATCTGTGTTCCCAAAAGGGAAAAGTAACCTACAAGACGAAAAAGAATGTGCAGACGGCGGCAAAGGCAAGCGGGAGCCACAACCGCAAAAAGCAGTATATTCTGGAGGAGGGAACGCCGATAGAACCGCTTGTGGATATGGGAGTGTTTACACCCGAAGGAAAAGTCGTGCGCACGATGTATGACAAGTTCCGGCAGATCAACCGTTTTTTGGAGATGGTCGGTGATGCGGTCGGGGACGATACATCAGAAACACTTCACATCATTGATTTTGGCTGTGGAAAATCTTACCTGACATTCGTGCTGTATTACTATTTTACGGAGATTCAGAAAAGAAACGTGCAGATTGCAGGGCTTGACCTGAAAGCGGACGTGATTAAGAACTGCAATGCCGCCGCGAAAAAGTACGGCTATGAGAATCTGCATTTTGAGGTGGGAGACATTAACGGATACCGCACGGATGCGCCGGTGGATATGGTGGTGACGCTTCACGCCTGCGACACTGCGACGGATTATGCACTGTACAACGCCATCATGTGGAACGCGCGCATGATTCTTTCCGTGCCGTGCTGCCAGCATGAATTAAACGGACAGATCCAGTCGGAGGATCTGGGACTGATGACGCGCTACGGAATTATTAAGGAGCGCTTTGCGGCACTTGCCACGGACGCAATCCGCGCGAATCTGCTTGAGTGCTGCGGCTATAAGACGCAGGTGCTGGAATTTGTAGACTTTGCCCATACGCCGAAGAACCTTCTGATCCGCGCAGTGAAAAAAGGCGGATCCGATGCGGCGAGAGCGATCGTGCCTGCCGCCGTCCGCAAGCGGTACCTCGGCGAGGTGGAGCGCATGATGGAGGAGTTCCATCTGGATCCGACTTTGTACCGCCTGTTAAAGGAGGCGGGGCGCCTGGGCTGATGCCCCGGTTCAGGAAGAAAAGGTGCGCTGGCTTAAGGTACTGTTGTGGTATTTTGTGGAGAACGTGACGTCCTCGCCGAACCACTCGGGCGGGACAAACGTATTCGCTTCCTCCTCAGTCTCAAACTCGACTTCCGCGAGCACGAGCGGGGCAAGCGCTCCCTCAAATACATCCAGCTCAATGGTATATTTTTCCGCGAGCGGAATCAGATAGCGGCGCTTCTGAATCAGAAGACCGTCAATTTTTTCTTTTAAATGGGTGAAGGACTCTTCGTTCAGGGGAAGATTATATTCCTCACGGACCATGAGTCCTTTTCCCTTGTAAGTCAGAATATAGCGGTCATTGCTGCGTCGGATGCGCACGACCGGGTTCGTGCTCAGATAGCCCTGCTCAATCTGCCTGCAGGGGTACTGCTCCAAGTGGTCCGGCAGGATCTTGACGAGATACTTGCGTTCGATTTCCATGTGAATTCCTTTCCGGCTGCCGCAGGGAGTGTTCCGGCTGGCGGCAGACATGCTGATGCATTGATTGTGTATTGATTCTATCATAGCACGTTTTTGCAAAGTGTGGTACTCTTTTGATAGGGCGAAAGCCCGACAGCGAGGAATGCGCAGCATTTCGAGCGTGCATTGCGTAATATAGTGAATGCAAAAGTGAAAGCGAAGAAAAAGAAAAGAGGAGAATTATGATGAGTAAAATTGGAATTTTTATGGCAGACGGATGTGAGGAGATTGAGGGACTGACCGTGGTGGATATTGTGCGCCGCGCGAAGATGGACATTACGATGATCTCCGTGAACGGAAAAAGAGAAGTGACCAGTTCCCACGGCGTGACCTTTTTGGCGGACGCCGTAGCGGAAGAAGTGGATTATGGCGCACTTGACGGAATCGTGCTGCCGGGCGGAATGCCGGGAACACTGCATCTGCTCGACCATGCGACGGTAAACGAAGTGATTAAGAAGTTTGCGGGCGAGGGAAAACTGGTGGCAGCCATCTGCGCGGCGCCGAGTGTTCTCGGAGCTGCCGGTATTCTGGAGGGCAGACGCGCAACCTGCCATCCGGGGTTTGAGGAAAAGCTGACGGGTGCGGCAACGAGTGAGGACGCCGTGGTTGTGGACGGAAACATCATCACAAGCCGCGGAATGGGAACTGCAATTCCGTTTGCGCTCGAGATTGTCCGCTATTTTGCGGATGATGCGGCAGTGGAGCACATCAAGGACGGACTGGTATATCACGTGGTGCAGTAATAAGTGTCTGACAGCGTCCTCCATGCGGCGTGTTTTATGGGGCTGCCGCTTTCCGTGTATTGCTCCTTTTAGCGATAAGTAATATTATGAGAAGTACACCGTTACGATTTCGGGTGGAATGCCTATGGAACATTCTGTTCAAAAAATGCGGCATTTCTAACCAGCCGGTGACTGCATCTGCGATGATCCGTGTCTTTCCAAGTTTGGAGCACTCTACGGACTGTGTCCGCAAGCCAACAGACAATTTTAGGACTTTTGTGTGTCCCTTATGGCACCAATGAACAAAACATAACCGCGCGAAGCCGATGTCTGAATTGGCATCTGCCCTATTTTCAATAGCAGATGCCAACGAGTTTCGGTTCGCGCGGTTTTATATTGTCTGTGAAGCGGTGCCATTAGGGACACTAGAAAGTCCGCTCATTGTCTGTGGCTTGTCGGACACACTCCGGGAGAGTCCAAACGTGGAAGAGACACGGAATCAGATGCAGTCATCCGACTGGAAGAAATACACACATTTTTCTCCAACGAATGTTTCATATGCAGTTCCATCCGAAATCTGTATCAGGTACTTTTTATAATATTACTTATCGCTAAAGGGGCAGGACACGGAAAGCGGCAGCTCCATAAAATACAACTTGTGTACATGACCATACAAGTCGTACGATGGAAGCGTTACAGGTAAATGGTAATCTGCAGGTGAAAACGGGGCTCGGTGCAGAGAACGTCTGAGATCGGTAAAAGGAGAAGGAAATGTTTACAGACAGGACGACGAAAAGATGGCGGGGGAGCTGGAAGCGGCAGAGTGCACGGAAAAACCCGGGGATGTATGGTTATGGAATAGTGGCGGCATCGCTGGTTATGGCGGCAGGTCTGACTGGCTGCGGCGAGGCAAAAGAGGTGGCGCTTGCCAGGACGGAGAGCAGCAATCCGATTGTAAAAACGGATGACGGCGGAGAGCGGATTTATGGCGGAGATCCATCGGTGCTGGTGGACGGAGATACCGTGTATCTGTACACGGGACACGACGCGTCGACGGACGAACAGGTGGCGAATTCCGTTTATGAGATACCGGAATATCTGTGTTATTCCTCCACGGATCTGGTGAACTGGAAGTCTGAGGGAACCGTCATGACGATGGATACCGTGGACTGGGCGAAGGATGATGTATCGGCTTGGGCAAGTCAGGTCATGAAATACAACGACAAGTATTATCTGTACTACTGCAGCTGGGATAAATCCGGCAAGCAGTCGATCGGTGTGGCGGTGGCGGACAGTCCGACGGGCACGTTTGTCGATATCGGAGAACCGCTTGTGCGCGGTTCTGTGACGAAGCCGCAGCTTTCCACCTTCAATGACATTGATCCGACGGCGTGGGTGGAGACGGATGAAAACGGTGAGGAGCACCGGTATCTGGCGTGGGGCAACGGCATGTTTTTCATGTGCGAGCTCAATGAGGATATGATTTCAGTCAAGGATATGAACGGAGACGGGGAGATTACCAGTGGTACTTCGTTTGACGATGCGGACATCATGTATCAGAAGGGCGGCATTGAGAATTACACCGAGGCGCCGTGGCTGTACCGCAGATCGGATGAACAGGGCAACTACTACGGAGATTATTATCTGTTTTACGCGTACGGGTGGAGAGAATGCATGGCATATGCGACAGCGCCGGATTTAACCAGCGGTGACTGGACATTCGGCAATGTCATAATGTACCCGACTTCGACCTCGAACACGAACCATATGGCGGTCTTTGATTTTAAAGGCAAGACGTATTTTGCCTATCACAACGGCTCGCTGCCGGGAGGCAACGGTTACCGCAGAAGCGCATGCATCACGGAGCTGCATTTCAATGACGACGGCAGCATCGATTACTTCGAGGAGACGACGGCGGGACTTGCCGGTACCGCAGTGACGTTACAGTCCGCGGCGGGCGACGGGGCGCTGCTCTCGCACGAGGGATTCGTCAATTCATCGGCGGATGTGGATTATCCGATGAAAAATGTCAAGGTCGGAACCGGACTCGGAGATCTGTCGACGGATGAGAAATGGGTGCTCTGTGACGGAAAGGCGGATGCATCCAACGAATATTACGTGTCCATCCAGTCCGAGAACAAGTCGGGACTGTACCTGACAGCACAGACAGACGGCACCGTTGTGCTGGCACAGGATGTGGATGCCGCGGAGGAGACGGCGCAGGCGCAGACATTCCACACGATGGAGGGATTGTCCGACAAGAAGGGAGTTTCCTTTGAGAGCGTGCTCATGCCGGGACAATATCTGACGCTGCAGGACGGCAAACTGGTGCTCACCGACGGAAGCGATAAGAAGGCGGCAACCTTTTATTTGAATTAAACTTTGATAAAATATAAAATACTTTAATAAAACTAAAAATAAATATTGTATTACCTCCTGTTATCTGATATATTGTAGCTAAAGCTGGGCAATGAAGATCATGGGAGGTTTTTTTATGCGAAATGGAAGGAGAACCATTTCTGTTCTGCTTGTGGCGGCAATGACCGCCGGACTTGCTGCCTGCGGAACGACAGAGGCGGCAGAGAATGTGACGGAGTCTGAGACGCCGGAGAATACCGATTACAATTTTACGGTGAGCTACGACGGGATTCAGACCGGGGACGTTTCCTCCGGGGTGGCGGTACATGATCCGTCAATCTATGAGGAAAACGGAACTTATTATATCTTCGGTTCCCATATGTCGGCAGCAAAAAGTGACGATCTGCTGCACTGGGAGTCCATTGCAGACGGATACAACAAGACGAATCCGGTTTACGGTCAGATTTATGATGTGGCAGACGAGGCGTTCGCCTACGCCGGCAGCAAGAACAGCCTGATTCAGACAGATGATAAGAAAACACATGTCTGGGCACCGGATGTAATCTATAACAAGACGACCGGACTGTATTACATGTACTATTGCACAACATCCACCTGGAATGCATCGAACCTGTGCTACGGGACATCCGAGACGATCGAGGGACCTTACGAGTGGCAGGGAGCGCTCATCTATTCCGGTTTTGACAAGGACACAATCGCAGGAACCGATGTGCTGGATTATGTCGACGAGGAATATGCATTAAAAAAATATGTGAGAAACAACAGTTATAACTTCGAGGAATATCCGAATGCGATCGACCCGACGGTATTTTACGATGCCGACGACCGCATGTGGATGGTCTATGGTTCCTGGAGCGGCGGTATTTTCCTGCTGGAGCTGGATCCGGCGACCGGACAGGTGATTCATCCGGAGGCGGACGAGGAACACAATGTGGATGCCTACTACGGAAAGCGTCTGCTCGGAGGCGGACACAAATCAATTGAGGGACCTTACATCCTCTATGACGAGGCGACGGATTACTATTACCTGTATGTATCTTACGGTACGCTCACAAGCAGCGGCGGCTATCAGGTGCGCGTGTTCCGTTCCAAGACCGTGGACGGCGATTATGTGGATATGAACGGGGAATACCCGACCGCGGATGTGGATCATCAGCTTTACGGTCTGAAGCTGACCGGCAATTACAAGCTTCCGTCCTTAGAGCGCGCGTACATGGCGACCGGACATAACTCTGCATTCATCGATGAGGACGGCAGACAGTATCTGGTCTACCATACCCGTTTTAACAACGGCACGGAAAATCATTCGCCGCGCGTACATCAGATGCTGATGAACGAGGACGGATGGCCGTGCGAATTGCCGTATCAGACACAGGGAGAGACGGTGAGCGGTACCGGTTATGAGACGGATGCCGTGGTCGGAAGATATTTTGTGATCAATCAGGGAACCAATATCAGCAATGACATTGCCAACCCGGTGATCCTGTACCTGAATGCTGACGGTACAGTCGTCGGAAGAGAGGCAGCGGGAACCTGGGAAGCTGTTGACGGAACGTACTATATGCACATTACGATTGACGGAGAGGACTACAGCGGCGTGTTCTGCCAGATGAAAGACGAGGCAGGCACCGATGTGATGACATTTTCTGCCGTGGGCGGAAACCAGAGTGTCTGGGGCGTAAAATATATCGCGGAATAAAACAGAATAAAAAGCAAAGCGTCCGGCAAGGGCTCAGCCGGATCTTTATAAGGAGAAAAAGATGGAGAAACAGTTGAAATATAATGAGCCGTGGATTCTGCAGAGAGCAGATCCTTATGTGTACTGTCACACGGACGGAACCTACTATTTTACCGCATCGGTGCCGGAATACGACAGGATTGTTCTGCGCCGTGCCGCGCATCTTGCGGATCTGGCGGATGCCGAAGAGCATGAGGTATGGCACAAGCACGAGAGCGGACCGCAGAGCATCCATATCTGGGCGCCGGAATTGCATTATCTCTTTGGAAAATGGTATCTCTACTATGCCGGCGGCGATAAGGACGACATCTGGGCGATCCGCCCGTATGTGCTGGAATGCCAGGGTGATGATCCGGTACATGATCCGTGGGTGGAAAAAGGCAAGATGACCCGTGCAGATGGAGACGAATTCTCGTTTGAGGCATTTTCCCTGGATGCGACCGTCTTCGAGGTAAAAGGAAGCTGGTATTACATCTGGGCGGAAAAAGTGGGAGTCGGCAGGCAGATATCCAATCTTTACATCGCCAGAATGAAGAACGGCTACACGCTGGATTCCGTGCAGGTTCTTCTGACAACGCCGGATTACGACTGGGAGCGCCACGGCTTCTGGGTAAATGAGGGACCGGCGGTCATTCAGAAGGACGGCAAAGTATTTATGACGTATTCCGCCAGCGATACCGGCGTGCATTACTGCATGGGTATGATGACGGCGGATGCAGACGCAGATCTGTTAGATCCGCTCTCCTGGAAAAAAGAGCGCTATCCGGTACTTACATCCAGTGAAAAAGCGGGAATCTACGGCCCGGGACATAATTCCTTCACGAAGGATGAGGCAGGAGATGACATTATGGTCTACCATGCGAGAACGGAGACGGAGATTGTGGGCAACCCGCTGTACAATCCGAACCGTCACGCAATGCTTATGAAGATCAGATGGCAGGACGGCCGACCGGTGTTCGGGTTCGACGAGTAGGATTGCCGGTAAAAATTCAGAAATGTGGGCATGAGATGATGGAGAAGAGAGTGTGTACGCGCTGTCTGCTTCGGGATATGATCGAGGCGGGGGACAGTATGGAAATGATTGAAAAATACCGCGCTGCGATCAAAGAGGCGGACCGGGTCACAGAGGAAGTCTATGAGAGCAGACTCTCGGTCTGCCGGGAATGCGGGAAGCTGAATGCCGGAACCTGCATGGCGTGCGGCTGCTATGTGGAGCTGCGCGCAGTGGCAGCCGTGTCACGGTGCCCGAAGAAGAAGTGGTAGTGCCGCAGCTGTATCCGCAGCCCGAAGAAGCGGTAGTCGACGCACAGCCGTAGTGGGAGAGACATGATCCCGGACAGTTGTATGGAGAACAAAAGAACGAAAGAGGCTGCGGATGCAGCTGCGTGAGGTATTCTTTAAAGCAAAATGCGAGTATTTCTTCCGTGCCGCGTCCGGCATCAAATTCCGTGTCTTTGCCACGCTTTGACAATCCACAGGTGTGTCCGGCAACCCGCAGACAATGAGCGGACTTTTTAGTGGCGCTAATGCCACTTCTTCACAAACAATATAAAACCGCGCGAACCGAAACTCGTTGGCATCTGCTATTGAAAATAAGGCAGATGCCAATTCAAACATCGGCTTCGCGCGGTTATGTTTTGTTCATCAGTGGCAATAAGCGCCACACAAAAGTCCTAAAATTGTCTGCCGGCTTGCGGACACATCCTGCGGAGTGTTCAAAGCTTGGAAAGACACAGATCATCAAGGATGCCGGACGCGGTATGGTTAGAAATACCGGATTTTGCGATCAGAATACCTCCCGCAGCTGCACCCACAACCGTTTCAGAGCTAATGTCTATCTATACAACTGCCCGGAAGAAATCCCCCGCTACGGCTGCGCAGCGACAAGCGGCGCATAATTGATGGCGACACGGATGTCCTGATCGTAGTTTCCGAAAGATTTCCCATAGAGCGTGATGCCGCCGACATGCTCGGAGTCATTCTCGACCGCGAGACGCAGGCGGATGTCGCTGTTGTAGTCCAGGTGAAGCGAGAGCGTGCTGACATCGGAGATCTTAAGACCGTCGATGTAGGTGCCGTAATCATTGATGACTAACAGCTTTAACAGACCGTACTGATTCCAGTTCTGCGGCCACCACTGCGGGGTGAACATACCGTGCACATCGCCGAAGTCACCAGGGGACGTCCACATGCCGATTTTGGTGTCGTTGATGTAAAAACTGATATCCGACGGCCAGTTGTTGTCGATGCCGGGAGCCTCCGAACTCAGCTCTGCCGAGATGGAAAGCTGCGTGATCCGCTGGTTGGAGGGGATCAGGTTCGGTATGGTATACTCGACATAGCCCTTAGTGAACCAGAGAATGTTGGCGGTAAAACGATCCGGATGATTAAAGTACCGGATATCGTCGAACTCGCCGATCACGGATTCGCTGGTGGCGATGCCGCAGGTCGGCCACACCTGATGTCTGGAAAACTGTCCGACCTTGATCTCAGTCTCGAATACATTCTTATAATCAATCGGTTTCTTGATGTCCACAATGATGCGGTCCTGCGTCACGGAACACATTTTCTGATTGCCGTGTCCGGCAGATTCATTGGAGATATTGATCAGACCGCACTCTTCGAGCTTCTTGACGTGACCTGTGAGAGCTCCGTTGCTGATGTTTAGCTCTGTCGCAAGCTGGTTCATGCTCATCTGCTCGTTTTCAAGTAAAATATTAAGAATCTGGATACGTGTGTCAGACCCGAGAGCCTTAAATGTCTCCAGACCATCGTCTAAGGAAGTAATATGAATCATTTCCTGAGTATCCTCCTGTAAAAACGGAACTAGTTAAGGTGTTCTTTATTAGTTTCCTATTATAGAATTGTTATAGAAAAGTGTCAACTATTAAGGATGAAATTAAAAATATTTAAATAAAAACAAAACAATATGTCAAGTTGCACAAAACAAGAACGCTATCACATGACATGTCGGTCATAATTTTGTATAATTTAGCGAAAAGCAAAAATACTTTGGAAAAATATAAAATAAATATTGACACCACAGGAAATGCATTGTATATTATCTACATAAGATAAATGAAATCGAACAAAGAAATTGTCGAAATAGCTAATGAGCCCAGCTTATGACAAGATCTTATGTGAATTTCAGATCATCTTAGCAACTTATTTTATTATCCTATAATTCAAGGAGGAGGGCAAGAATTATATGAGAAGGAAAGTATTCAGTGCACTGATGTGCGCAGCAATGGTCACATCCCTGTTTGCAGGATGTGGAAGCTCTGATGCTTCTACCACTGCTTCAAATTCAGGAAGCACAACAGGGGATGGCACAGAGGCAGCAGCAGAGGACGCTGTAGAGGATGCAACAGAATCCGCAGAGTCAGAGGTTGTTACCAACACATTCGGTGATCCGAACGGAACACATCTTGAGATGTGGACATTCGTAGAGCTTCACGGACAGCATTACGGCAAGATGGCTGAGGTTTGGAACGAGGAGCATCCGGATCAGACGATCGAGATCACATGTACGACATATCCGTACAGCGATATGCACACAAAGCTTCTTACCGCACTTCAGGCAGGAACCGGTGCACCGGACATCTGTGATGTAGAGGTTGGACAGTTCCCGAACGTGGTTGCAGGTCTTGACCAGTGGCTGGTTCCGCTGGATGACTACGCAGCTCCGTACATGGAGACTATGGTTAAAGCACGTATGGATACCTACGCAGGGGAGGACGGACATTATTATGGAGCTCCGTACCATGTAGGTGCAACCGTAATGTACTATAACGTGGCAGCTATGGCAGAGGCTATGGGAATTTCTGAGGATGAGGTAACTGCTAAGATTGATTCCGTTGTTACATGGGATGATTATCAGGCACTCGGTGATGAGTATGTGGCAGCAATCGGTGAGGAAGGCAAATACTTCACATCCGTAGATACAGGCGGTACAGACTGGTTATGGCTGGCAATGGCTGAGTACGGCGATGACTGGACCGGCGGATTCGATGATCCGGCAAACGTTCAGCTTGATTCCGTTCAGAAAATGTTAGAGATGCAGCAGTCCTGGTTAGACAGCGGCTTCGCAGAGGTTTCTCCGGATGGACATGTAGACCTTGAGGCTGGTTTCCAGAACATTCTGGATCACAACATCGTATCTTTCCCGAAGGCATTATGGTACATGAGCCGTTTCACAAACTATATGCCTGAGGAGAGCGGTAACTGGTACATTGCTAAGTGCCCGGTATTTGAGGCAGGTCAGAAGTGCTCCGTTGGTATCGGTGGTACAGGTACCGTTGTGACACAGCAGTCTGCGAGCGCAGATCTTGCAGCTGAGTTCCTTTGCTGGGCAAAGATGTCTGACGAGGGTGAGAAGAACATCTGGGATACATTAGGATTCGACGTATGCAACACCGCATGCTGGACAGATGATGCTTTCGCACATGACGACAGCAACCAGTACAACGCATACTTCAGAAACTATCCGTACGATGTATTGAATTCCATCGGTATGGACAACATCGGTAAGATCTCTGTTGTAGCGATCAGCCCGACAATCAACGAGTATGTATGCAACACAACATTAAATGAGGTACTTGAGGACGGCATGGATGTATCTGATGCTCTCCAGGAGTTACAGGATGCAGTCGATCTTGAGCAGTAGGACATAAGTTTTGGGAATGGGGATGTCTGGAGGGTTCTCCTCTGGCATCCCTGTTTTCATAAGAAGGAGAGGGTGTTGAGTTGAAGTTAAAAAAGTTCTTGTATTCGGAAAAAGTAGCGCCATATATTTTTGTCATACCTTTTATTTTAAGCTTTGCGTTTTTCTGGATCTATCCGTTGATCACATCCGTGACAATGAGTTTTCAGGACATCGGAGCAATCAAATCAGAGTGGGTGGGTCTTGCCAATTACCAGAAGTTGTTGAAGGATAATGTATTCCACACGGCAATCTGGAACAGTACAAAATACATGCTGTTTACGTTGGTGCTTTTGATTCCTTTCCCGATGCTTTTTGCAGTGCTGATGGACAGCCGTCTGGTAAAAGCAAAAGGTGTGTGGAAGGCAATTCTCTATATGCCGGCATTGACCTCCGTGGTTATTTCCGGTACATTATTTCGACTGATGTTCACGGAATATTCGACAGGACAGATGAATATTATTACCGCAGCACTGGGCCTTGGCACCTATAAATGGCTGAAAATGGGATGGTCAGGTATGACGGCTCTTCTGGTAGTCGCATGTTGGAGATGGACGGGTGTTAATATGCTCTACTTCCTTTCAGGACTGAAGGCGATCGACTCCTCCCTCTATGAGGCATCT
This region includes:
- a CDS encoding DUF6171 family protein; amino-acid sequence: MMEKRVCTRCLLRDMIEAGDSMEMIEKYRAAIKEADRVTEEVYESRLSVCRECGKLNAGTCMACGCYVELRAVAAVSRCPKKKW
- a CDS encoding family 43 glycosylhydrolase, with protein sequence MFTDRTTKRWRGSWKRQSARKNPGMYGYGIVAASLVMAAGLTGCGEAKEVALARTESSNPIVKTDDGGERIYGGDPSVLVDGDTVYLYTGHDASTDEQVANSVYEIPEYLCYSSTDLVNWKSEGTVMTMDTVDWAKDDVSAWASQVMKYNDKYYLYYCSWDKSGKQSIGVAVADSPTGTFVDIGEPLVRGSVTKPQLSTFNDIDPTAWVETDENGEEHRYLAWGNGMFFMCELNEDMISVKDMNGDGEITSGTSFDDADIMYQKGGIENYTEAPWLYRRSDEQGNYYGDYYLFYAYGWRECMAYATAPDLTSGDWTFGNVIMYPTSTSNTNHMAVFDFKGKTYFAYHNGSLPGGNGYRRSACITELHFNDDGSIDYFEETTAGLAGTAVTLQSAAGDGALLSHEGFVNSSADVDYPMKNVKVGTGLGDLSTDEKWVLCDGKADASNEYYVSIQSENKSGLYLTAQTDGTVVLAQDVDAAEETAQAQTFHTMEGLSDKKGVSFESVLMPGQYLTLQDGKLVLTDGSDKKAATFYLN
- a CDS encoding DUF1653 domain-containing protein; amino-acid sequence: MERVRIPQSGEIYRHFKNRLYQVIAVATHSETGEKLVIYQALYGDYQVYARPLTMFVSEVDREKYPDAAQTYRFERVDRSELAGAGSGRMERAEARKQAQATASFADEVQETEAEELTDQIRVSQMEQSLSDEVNPKLMQFFDADTLEEKYNILVSMRDEVDDHLINSMAVVLDVVIPEGPVADRYEQLKACIRTKQRYETQRMR
- a CDS encoding glycoside hydrolase family 43 protein; translated protein: MEKQLKYNEPWILQRADPYVYCHTDGTYYFTASVPEYDRIVLRRAAHLADLADAEEHEVWHKHESGPQSIHIWAPELHYLFGKWYLYYAGGDKDDIWAIRPYVLECQGDDPVHDPWVEKGKMTRADGDEFSFEAFSLDATVFEVKGSWYYIWAEKVGVGRQISNLYIARMKNGYTLDSVQVLLTTPDYDWERHGFWVNEGPAVIQKDGKVFMTYSASDTGVHYCMGMMTADADADLLDPLSWKKERYPVLTSSEKAGIYGPGHNSFTKDEAGDDIMVYHARTETEIVGNPLYNPNRHAMLMKIRWQDGRPVFGFDE
- a CDS encoding CYTH domain-containing protein, with protein sequence MEIERKYLVKILPDHLEQYPCRQIEQGYLSTNPVVRIRRSNDRYILTYKGKGLMVREEYNLPLNEESFTHLKEKIDGLLIQKRRYLIPLAEKYTIELDVFEGALAPLVLAEVEFETEEEANTFVPPEWFGEDVTFSTKYHNSTLSQRTFSS
- a CDS encoding class I SAM-dependent methyltransferase, which gives rise to MEEQKEKLSAIAQAKPYKIIISKPAGGEIPYRRIVIERKESYYQAAAYTEKQVFHENIPPEKLAEYLGKTAVGQYLQVNAWDDAAEHIYLCSQKGKVTYKTKKNVQTAAKASGSHNRKKQYILEEGTPIEPLVDMGVFTPEGKVVRTMYDKFRQINRFLEMVGDAVGDDTSETLHIIDFGCGKSYLTFVLYYYFTEIQKRNVQIAGLDLKADVIKNCNAAAKKYGYENLHFEVGDINGYRTDAPVDMVVTLHACDTATDYALYNAIMWNARMILSVPCCQHELNGQIQSEDLGLMTRYGIIKERFAALATDAIRANLLECCGYKTQVLEFVDFAHTPKNLLIRAVKKGGSDAARAIVPAAVRKRYLGEVERMMEEFHLDPTLYRLLKEAGRLG
- a CDS encoding ArsR/SmtB family transcription factor, which produces MIHITSLDDGLETFKALGSDTRIQILNILLENEQMSMNQLATELNISNGALTGHVKKLEECGLINISNESAGHGNQKMCSVTQDRIIVDIKKPIDYKNVFETEIKVGQFSRHQVWPTCGIATSESVIGEFDDIRYFNHPDRFTANILWFTKGYVEYTIPNLIPSNQRITQLSISAELSSEAPGIDNNWPSDISFYINDTKIGMWTSPGDFGDVHGMFTPQWWPQNWNQYGLLKLLVINDYGTYIDGLKISDVSTLSLHLDYNSDIRLRLAVENDSEHVGGITLYGKSFGNYDQDIRVAINYAPLVAAQP
- a CDS encoding glycoside hydrolase family 43 protein gives rise to the protein MRNGRRTISVLLVAAMTAGLAACGTTEAAENVTESETPENTDYNFTVSYDGIQTGDVSSGVAVHDPSIYEENGTYYIFGSHMSAAKSDDLLHWESIADGYNKTNPVYGQIYDVADEAFAYAGSKNSLIQTDDKKTHVWAPDVIYNKTTGLYYMYYCTTSTWNASNLCYGTSETIEGPYEWQGALIYSGFDKDTIAGTDVLDYVDEEYALKKYVRNNSYNFEEYPNAIDPTVFYDADDRMWMVYGSWSGGIFLLELDPATGQVIHPEADEEHNVDAYYGKRLLGGGHKSIEGPYILYDEATDYYYLYVSYGTLTSSGGYQVRVFRSKTVDGDYVDMNGEYPTADVDHQLYGLKLTGNYKLPSLERAYMATGHNSAFIDEDGRQYLVYHTRFNNGTENHSPRVHQMLMNEDGWPCELPYQTQGETVSGTGYETDAVVGRYFVINQGTNISNDIANPVILYLNADGTVVGREAAGTWEAVDGTYYMHITIDGEDYSGVFCQMKDEAGTDVMTFSAVGGNQSVWGVKYIAE
- a CDS encoding DJ-1 family glyoxalase III: MSKIGIFMADGCEEIEGLTVVDIVRRAKMDITMISVNGKREVTSSHGVTFLADAVAEEVDYGALDGIVLPGGMPGTLHLLDHATVNEVIKKFAGEGKLVAAICAAPSVLGAAGILEGRRATCHPGFEEKLTGAATSEDAVVVDGNIITSRGMGTAIPFALEIVRYFADDAAVEHIKDGLVYHVVQ